aaaaaacaatcgcCTTTGTCATCCTCAAAGAAATATGCTCACTATCCGCAACCAGAGCCCCACCTCACCACTTTAATAAGTCAATCAAAAGTCCAACCTTTATAATCAATCAAAAAGCTTTTAATGTCCACTTAACAATCCACCAATGAACGAATCTCcggccatcaccaccaccaccggcgGCGGCCATAAACGCCACAAACCCAAATACCCACAACCCCCACTCACCATCCCTGCCGGCTGTACATGTTTCCGTCTTCTCTGCCACTCTTCCCGCATCGGCGGCATCATCGGAAAATCAGGGTCCATCATAAAACAACTTCAACAAGAAACCCAGTCCAAAATCCGGGTCGAAGACCCATTACCCGGATCCGAAGACCGGGTCATAACTGTTTTAGGCAATACCCAGATCACCAAAACGATGTCGTTGAACAACACAAATAGTTTAGCTGAGAATGATGTTGAAGTGTCAAGTGCAATAGAAGGTTTGGTTAAGGTTTTTGAGAGGGTTTTAGTAGTTGCTAGtgaagttgatgaagatggaaatGGAGGAGGAGGAAATCTTGGCAAAAATGGTATTGTTTCGTGTCGAATATTGACGGATAAAAGTATCGTTGGGTCGGTTATTGGGAAAGGAGGGAAGGTTATTGAGAAGATAAGGAAAGATAGTGGGTGTAAGATTAGGATTTTGGTTCAAGATCAATTACCTTCTTGTGCTTTGCCTAATGATGAAATGGTTGAGGTTGTCTCGAATGCTtgcttcttttatatataactttatatattgtatttgaAAATGTTCAGTTTAATGTATCTGTAAGAAGTTGTTTATGCATGACATATAATCCCATGTCCCCGTTAGGAAAGGAGCAGGTAATGGAGGGACTAGCTCGTGAGCTTATGTATGCATTGTCCTTAATGTCCTAATAAGAAGTTGGTTTTAGTTATAGATTGGGTTTTTAGTTCGGTACAATGCCTAACATATAAGCCCACTACGGGTTTCAGTATGAAACGAGTTAGTGATAGAGGGGGTAGCTAGTAAGCTTATCCGAATACTAGTTTTGCTAATGTTTAACAAAATGGGACATGGGTTTGCAAATAGGATTAAATGTTGGGGTATTGGTGGTGCTCTGATGCTTATTGTTgcaaaaagttttgatttttaggcTGGATTGGTTAAAAATGGATGCAAAATCCGGAAAGTTGcttccttttatatatatatatatatatataaaaggataTGTGGTTTTCGAAAATGAATCCTTACTTCATATGAAAAGAATGATCAAAAAATCAATATTCTTGTAAAAATGCAATTTATAAAGGTGACCATAATTGGTGAAGATGAATGATCATGCAGAAAACATGCCAAGTTAATACTTATATGGTATTCAAATATGTAGCTGTTCAATATTGCTAATTATGGCAAACCTTGGTGATTTTTATGCAAAAGAAAATCACATGGCTTGTTGTccataaaaagttaaataagctGTTTTAGAAAAGTTAGTTACATGTAGAAAAGTATCATGTTCATTAATGGCTATTTGAAATCTTAAATTCTTGGATATCTTCTACAGTTTTTGAGTAGATCATaagatatatttattttcatctTGCTGTATTGGTTGAATATATTGATTCATCAATACAATGTTTGATTAATGCTAATATATGATAATGTGCCAAAACCTTGTGTACAGGGATCtgtttttactttcttttttttttccctgcaAGCTTCTGCGTTTGCAATTACTTACCTTGTTTTTCAGATTATTGAGCCCAGACatcttatattaaatatttaataccgATAATAAGTTTGTCTTTCTTGTGATCTCGATTGGTTTACTTATAGTCAAGTGGCACCAGGGACATAATTTATAAGCTTTATTGCAGATCGAGGGTGATATTTTGGCTATTAAAAAGGCACTTACTGATGTGGCACGATGTCTTCAAGATTGCCCCTATGCTAACAAGACCAAGACAGTTTTAGGTAGACCCCATCATGCGATCCCTCAGGAGACTATATCCAACGGGCACAAGGATTTTCAGTCTGTATTGTCAAAAGGTGACACCATTCCTTCCATGGATCCCCGAGCTTCTCAGCAGGAAATAGTTTTCAGGATACTATGTTCCAATGATAGGGTGGCCAGCATAATAGGAAAGTCAAGGACAGTTATTCAAGCTCTAAAAAATGAATCAGGTGCTAATATAACCATTGGAGCTCCTGTTTCTGACTGTGATGAACGGCTAATCACTATTTCTGCTATGGAGGTGTGCTTGTTGGTTTTAtactttaaaattaataaattatctaTTATGTTATAAACAATCCTGTTGatgcattttttttctattgtagACCCTAGAATCATATAAATCTTCTGCACAAAGTGGTGTCATCCTTGTATTTGATAGGATCGTTGATTCATCACCAAAGGGCACATCGGTTTCTGCTAGACTATTGATTTCACCAAACCAAGTTGGTTGTCTGTTGGGTAAAGGTGGCTCCATAGTTGCAGATATGAGAAAGGTGACTGGTGCTTTTATAAAGATAGTTGGTGACCATCAAGTCCCAAAGTGTGCTTTGGATACTGATCAAGTAGTACTGGTGAGTTCCTCGTGTCTTCATTTCTGAGTCTCTAAGTTCCGTTAGTTATTTGTGCATTGGTTTAGTTATTTTATCGTTAATTCGTTATGTAAATGGAGTAATGGACTATCTTTGTTCAAAGATGACAGGAGAGTTTGAAAACGTACGAGATGCTTTATACAGTGTTACTGGCAGGCTGCGAAACAACTTATTTTCCAGCAAAATGTCAAATGGCACTGCAACCAGGAGCACATATGCTCGAGGGAATGGTTATCATTCTAATGAACACACAAATTTAACTCGGGGTATGGATGGTCTCAATCTATCAAGTAGTATAGATTGTCACCCCACATCTGCAAAACGGCAATCGTTGGTAAAGttcagttttatttatatacatatttaagcATTTCAAGGTGTATGCATTTATTGTAGATTGATTACAGATGGGAGAGGGTAATCCTGGGATGAGACAGCATGTTGGCACAAGATCAACTTCTGTTAAAGGTGGTATTGAGCTTGGCAGGTTTGCATCAAATACCACTTCTGTATATGTAATATACTAGAAAAAGGAATCTGAATAATCTATTTTGAGAGTCAAAACCAGTAGCAGGTGTAGCAAAGAAAGAGGATAGGTATGAATAACGGGTCAAAATGGTTGGAGACATAACGAGTCATTCTAAGTATGGGTTAAAAGGAGTTAGGTATGTTGAGTTGTTGACCATCCACACATTTTGCCAAAATGAATTTTAATGTGATCACAAGGCctgttttattaaaataatagtttaCTCTTTGTATAAAACAGTTTAAGATGTTGTAAGCTTTCAAATACATTTGGGCAAGTTCCAATTCGTTCAGCTTATCTGTTTCATTAAAATCTGTTAGCTTCTTTGTATCTATCCATTTGAGCCTTTATTAACATTCAAGTATACAACACTAAAATTGGGAGAATAAAAGCAGCCTAGCTTTTGCGTATTGTCTAATGATTTACAAAAAAACtgttgtgattttttttattttttattttatcttcaaTCATCCATGTATTCTACATTACTCGATTATGTTTGCAGTGGTGGTAGATCTGCTATAGTGACCAATATGAGTGTGGAAATTACGGTACATCAAAATGTCATTGGTTCAGTTTATGGGGAGAATGGAAGCAACCTAACTCGCCTAAAACAGGTAACTTCTATCTACCAGTTGCATTTGTAGGCGTAGAATTTTGATTTATAAGCATTGCTAACCATTATAGACATGGACTTGTGGACCAACgattttatcttaaaaaaggAAGAAATGCGTAAACTAGCTGCTTCTCGTTTTAGGCAATCCACTACCACATATAGCCATATAGGAACCTACTTGTGATATATTAACAGGAAACGGCAACCTGCTTCTACTAATTTTCTTAAGATATCAACAAAAgcaagtttgtgttttaggtAATCTGGTCTATAAAGATGCAAATGAAACATTGTAGTTAGTTCACATGGAGGAAAATATACAGTAGTTCATAGCTTTGCTAGCTATTTTGATGCAACATTCCCAACTATATACTCTATGTTTTTGCCTGATTGCCAATTCTATGTTTGGTTTTTACATTTAGGCGATGCTTctgatttttttaattctagGGAAAAGaatctgtgtgtgtatgtaacttgtcttcAGCTACTATTGTAGgaaagaaactttgttttggttcattgtatgtaagtaacctgctAAAACTGAACGAATCGTGTGAATAATCTGCTAAATGCTGATGTGGCGGTCTCTCATTGGGCCACGTATTAGATGTTTGATGGTGCCACGTTAGTATCCGGCCGATTTCTTACACCATTCGTTCAGTTTTGAGACAAACTTACctacaatgaaccaaaacaaagtttctttcTTACAATAATAGCTgaagacaagttacatacacacacagattCTTTTCCCTTAATTCTACTATAACTTCCCTTTAAGACTGTCAAAGTAATTACAAGCAAGATAGTGAAAGGGTGTCTTCAGTTTATAATGTCGTATCATTCGTTCATTGGCTTGCATTTTTGTGCATGATGCTGCAAGCTTTTAGTAGCAGAATTATTATTCTATCACCTAATGCAAAAAGACTCACATTTTATCCTAGTAATTTTGTAGCATCTGCCGAGGTAATGGCTAATCTTGTGAAATTGACTTATGACTTGTTCCAATTTTGCTTTGTGCTTAATCAGATTTCTGGTGCAAAGGTTGTTGTGCACGAACCACATTCAGGAACAAGCGACCACATTGTCGTGATTTCTGGCACGCCCGATGAAACCCAGTCAGCTCAGAGTCTCCTTCAAGCGTTCATACTTGCTGGCCAATCATGACAAAGAACTGATCGAAGGAACCTCTACAAAAGTTTGCTAAGTCAACAAGGTTTTTTGGGATGATGAGATGAATATAGGCAGCTGTTacaattttatatcaatttacaGAAATTTTGTTAgattgttaatttgtttggtTTCCTTTTCCATACACCTTTACATACCAAGTCCCGATGAATTTAACATATCTGTGACTTGCAGCAAACATGTGATGTACAAACAGCtaaaagttaataaaatgatGTATCATAAGCATGTGGGTTTACTGGTTTCAAGACTTGTGCTTCAAACTAAACAGAAGAGTAAACTTATGGAGCAGGTTATGATAAATCATGCTGCTTATGGGGTCGATTTGAGTGTAATTTCAACATTATCATGGACACCCTGCAGCAGCAATTCTCCATCATATGTCAATACTTTGCGTTTCTTGGCTGCTCTCAGTGTCCCGACTAGTGCTTCGAAAATGTTTGCACACCTGTCGTCGTGGAACAGCATGCCGAATGTCACCTTCATGGTTCAATATTCAAATTTGAAGTTAGCAATGAGACAGGGTGATTAAGTCTTGATGACAAGAAACTAATATGAAGCCTTGTGACCTTAATGGTGCTACTGAtataattactcattaatcagtGAGTTGGTAGAGATGCATTCATTTCTTTGGAGGTAAAATGCCATGTTTTGTGACCTGATTTTAACACAGTCGATCAATTGAAGATAACAGTTTTTCTTTTAGCACAGAATAATCTGTTTTGATTCAAATAATCTAATCATGCCTATTGGTGGCTTGGGGATTTCCGGTGGAGACCCTTGGTTCAGTCCCCATTCACAGACTAGAACTTTGAGGCCAGCCTTTAGGCGTAGCTTGGTTCCGGATGGGAGGACTTGGCAAATTTTGTCAAGTGTTTTGCTGATTATTGAAAGAAAGTTGCGTTTGACAAGATGGGTATATTTCCGATTGACATGATCAATGGTTCGAAATTCCCTTCAACTTATAAAAAGCTTGAAATCGGTATTGTTACATTCTTTTGACACTATTAAAAGAGGCACCATTTAGATCTCTTTTATGAATGAATTCAATCATATAAACCATAATGTGCAAAGATCAATAGAAATAGATCAATAATAACATACAAAGTCCTCTCTACATTGATCTAAATCCGAACATAGCCCGGAAAAAGCAACCAACATATCAATATGAAACAATATGTACGTGTTTGTCAATCAACATGAGAGACGTTACCTTGTAGGATCCATCGGTTTGTTTGCGGCCTAATCGTTTGATTTCTTGTTTTAGTTGCtcaatctcttcatcaacatTCATGATTTTGTATCAACGTTTGTTGAGTTTTTACGGGATCTTATGTTGTCACAATAATTCCTTGGCTATATGTTCCTAAATATAAATGAGTATTCTAGAGGTCGGTTCTTATTTTTGTAggtttaatttgattttatttttttaacataacatTGGTAGCATATATTTTCGTTATCATTCATTCAAACAAACATTGTTACTTTACTTGAAATAGCAATATGTTTAAGTTTCTTCAAATTATATTAATCCCTCGTCTGATgttaaattttcaatttattatctatatttgttCTAAAATGATTACAATTTCCTCAAAAAAGCAATCATTACTCGATTgtttatctatttaaattttatttaatggcAATTACTATTACTATTCAAGTTAAATGTATTAAACACAACGACaaaacattttttgtttatgaGCGATTATTATAGAATGGATGAAGTGACTTTCAACATATTAATTGTTCTAGTGTATCATAACAAAGCTCGACGCCTTATTGGCGCACCAGCCTAGTGGATTTGATTTATCCACGAGATATAAATGTCATATCTACTCAATGTCAGATTAAGTTTGAGGTCTaagcaagtttttttttttacccaaatGGGTTACAAACCGCCCCAAACCGGTTTGTATAAGATTGGGTTATTTAACCTCTTAAGGCCGTAACCGAAACTGACCAATTTTTGATGTATGATAAATTGACCAAAAAAGTGTTTCGATTTTCTAGCCGAAGTCAGTGTGAACAAAACACGGTTTTGTACGCTTTTAATGTTCCTAAATATAAATCATGAGTATACTTGAGGTCGTTTATCATTTTAGTAGGTTACATTTGTTGTGGatatttaatttctattttcattcatttaaaCAAACTTTGTTTCTTTACATAAAATAGCAATATGTTCCTTCCCAACAAACTTTATCCACATTAGGTCATTTTTAATAGTCGGTTTGTTTGTCTAGTTTGCTGATCTCGGACAAACTGAAGATCAGTTTGTTTCCATTGCACTATCAATATAATCTACTTACCCaatttgtttcaaaacaaaTTGAAGGCAAATTGAATTCGTGAGGTCAACTTGATATTTTACGAAGACATATATATTCTATGTATATTATATGTCTTTTAACTTTACATAGATAATGAAATAATATGGGCAAATTGAGTTTTAATGTTTAGTTAAAAGGCAAAATAAATTCAATGTGTTAGTTGAatatattcattaaacaatttacatatatattcctGAGTTATATAAGCCATTGAAGATGAGGTtactatatttaaacataacatACTCGCTCAAAAATAAGTAACAAACTTTGTTAGTTTACTTAAAATAGCAATTTGCTAAAACAAACTTATCCACATTCATCACAACAAACTTTATCCATATTATCTCTTTATTTGTAACTTAAAGTTATTTATCAAAACAAAAGTTTTCTATTATgtccaaaaaaaattttatatttataatttattttatttaaatttttttatatttgtaaatttacGAAGTTATTTTCACCGTTTTTTCTAATTTCAACCGGCAAATATGGAGTATTACAATAATCCTATCCTACTTCTagattatcttaatatattattaaatctaTCATTGTCAAAAAATGAATCTGGTCTTATTTCTACGAGGCAAAAGTTTTTATCACCCAAATGATATACACTAAAACCATCTAAAGGAATTTTAGattcataataaaaatatacattagaaatgtcatattttaaatatttgaagtttttcattttaatctttGACCTTTAAATATTTGTGTATATTATGTGATACGAGTACttgattaaatttatataaattaattatattttatatgcgTTTTTATTGATACAATTTTGATCAacattatactcgtatataaaataaaaggaaaggttaggtaaagcatgcagtacttatcttaggtaaagcagggggtgattatgtaaaattcagggggagtttatgtaaaattcaggggggattatgtatgtttattaaattcaaaggtttaatatgtaactttttttaatgtggcagtacctaagcttaggtaaagtctgcaatacggatcattttcctataaaaaaaatatttgtagtaTGCAATGAACTTGAAGTTGCTTTAGATAGTTAAGGTTGTTTATATctagtttttttacttttagcatTTAATTAACAatgattattaattttatattcacGGGTCTAACAAATTTATATCCACGGCTCCAATAAATAGCAAGGAAGGATATGTATCTTATAAAATAAGTAAGTAAGTAGTTAACACAATGTTACTTTTTACAGGTTTTGTGTCCCAATACCACGATGTTACATGCATGAGGAAAGTTGAGATTTCGACAACCTTACCCTTATATAagacgagcatggtacctgcgcaatgcagCGACGATGACATTAGTTCCGATGTGGTGGCGTCAACGTACGTATGGTGATGGCGTCGGCGTCAAGTGGTATAGGaaattgatacaaagatatttgaaaTTAGGGATAATGATcgaatatatcttttaaaagattatggaattattgtgtaagttaattaattaagggtaaaatgttAATTTTGTATGTCCTAAAATTGTGAACTTTTCAACATaagggtataatttttatatattagtatagaAGTAGATGAAAACAAACCTCCGGATTTACATGACATAATGATAGAACTATTGGTCTCCTTTTAATTTTCCTGATACAGAGTTGTTAACAACTTGATCTATCCTTATCCTTACTGTTTGAACGATATATATAGCTTGAAACttataccctatatatataggtagCTTACATAtctatagtttatatatatcaattacgTACGAGTATTATAAAAAGTCAatctcgatatatatatatcgctTTTACATcttatcaataataataataataataataataataataataataataataatgggaaTGAAATCTATCATATTCTTGTTGATCACCCTTTTGGTTGGTGTGTTGTTTGTGGCACCACAAGCCAATGCTCAGTCGTCTCTTATAAGAATCACTGGAACTGTATTTTGCTCTCTCACTGGTGCTCCTCTTCTTAATACGACAACTCCAACTCCTGCTTTTGCAAGTAAGAAGCTAGTATAGTACGTTATCATTCATTTCCTTAATTGTTTTCCAACATGCACTCGATCGATCTAAGTGCAAATCAGACACCCAAAGCCTTACGGGGTGGTATAGATCCATtacaacaaaaatgttattTGTCCACacatttcttcacacttttaatgaaatgtgtaaaaatatgttaatttattcacattttaaGTTGTGTAGAAAAAGTTCATATTTAGAAGTGTGAACAATTTTTGAAAATCATAATTTCtacacacttataaatgtattaatataatgttcacacttaaaagtctGAAAAAGTATCAAATATTTTCACACCTAAAAGTATGAAAGGtaatttgtaacacctaatTTCTTCACGCTCCGCCTATCGTGATAAAATATAgtgttacaatttgacttttCACATTAGAAAATGTGAACAATTAATATACTTTtacacactttcaagtgtgAACTTATTTTtcccacatatataagtgtgaaaaatctaaaaatgttggttatttatatacatattgaaATGTGAAAAAGTTTACAAATTTGTTCACGCTCTTTTAAAGTAAGTATAGacaaatgatatattttttgtaatgaGATGAGTATCCAAGCTAAGGGATACCGGGGGCTGGGCAGGGGTCTTCAACCCCTAAATTGTGtgtgcatatgtatatattgtcaACCAAGCGTGCATATCAACTTGTACATGGAGTTGAAGTAGGTAGTCACAAAAACCAACATTTTTTTgggttaaattatatatataggtgtgaTCGATCATCACAAGAAAGTTTTTAAATGTTCACACCGCGTTCGCTTTGTTCCTATttgattggtatatatatatatagagagaaaatcATCGATCACGTACATACCTATAGCTTATTGATT
The sequence above is drawn from the Erigeron canadensis isolate Cc75 chromosome 4, C_canadensis_v1, whole genome shotgun sequence genome and encodes:
- the LOC122594941 gene encoding KH domain-containing protein HEN4-like gives rise to the protein MNESPAITTTTGGGHKRHKPKYPQPPLTIPAGCTCFRLLCHSSRIGGIIGKSGSIIKQLQQETQSKIRVEDPLPGSEDRVITVLGNTQITKTMSLNNTNSLAENDVEVSSAIEGLVKVFERVLVVASEVDEDGNGGGGNLGKNGIVSCRILTDKSIVGSVIGKGGKVIEKIRKDSGCKIRILVQDQLPSCALPNDEMVEIEGDILAIKKALTDVARCLQDCPYANKTKTVLGRPHHAIPQETISNGHKDFQSVLSKGDTIPSMDPRASQQEIVFRILCSNDRVASIIGKSRTVIQALKNESGANITIGAPVSDCDERLITISAMETLESYKSSAQSGVILVFDRIVDSSPKGTSVSARLLISPNQVGCLLGKGGSIVADMRKVTGAFIKIVGDHQVPKCALDTDQVVLMTGEFENVRDALYSVTGRLRNNLFSSKMSNGTATRSTYARGNGYHSNEHTNLTRGMDGLNLSSSIDCHPTSAKRQSLMGEGNPGMRQHVGTRSTSVKGGIELGSGGRSAIVTNMSVEITVHQNVIGSVYGENGSNLTRLKQISGAKVVVHEPHSGTSDHIVVISGTPDETQSAQSLLQAFILAGQS
- the LOC122594943 gene encoding costars family protein At4g33640, translating into MNVDEEIEQLKQEIKRLGRKQTDGSYKVTFGMLFHDDRCANIFEALVGTLRAAKKRKVLTYDGELLLQGVHDNVEITLKSTP